One segment of Phragmites australis chromosome 13, lpPhrAust1.1, whole genome shotgun sequence DNA contains the following:
- the LOC133887887 gene encoding small glutamine-rich tetratricopeptide repeat-containing protein 2 isoform X2 — protein sequence MGLILKLLKLLRIAWNPFLVSIHQPLARGYNQDCYLNYLVLSKLMKETNEALVWCHNLYQINRLEVRVHLISKNTQINVQHQIYISLSYDISASPDQSDSQVEDTFDLDHSGDELFAKFYAALDEINFFKTSPAGAEDPGQLSKATQYFTEALLAMQKSGRKNASLVDLADSFKSRGNEFMRSNQHLKAVELYTCAIALSRKNAIYYCNRAAAYTLINMNNEAIEDCLKSIEIDPNYSKAYSRLGSAYFALGNYQDALYKGYMKASELDPSNENVRQNIEVTKKKLAERRVPPEEQNTHAHQAQGSHPRFSGQTSSVPFNLFPPGSSSTPEFFANLINRGSDLGQQPPEHSININLNDIFGHTNVNVSGQGLGQTGNSNNHTPSVSIPTDAAVPPAFAFSGPGNEGNQEHRVSSGHEGEYGESGVRRDDGVHINLTGPEQAAEALRAVMQMFGPQMGPHEGAPRGPG from the exons ATGGGGCTGATCCTGAAGCTCTTGAAGTTGCTAAGGATTGCTTGGAATCCATTTTTAGTATCAATTCATCAGCCACTGGCGAGGGGGTACAACCAGGACTGTTACTTGAACTATTTAGTTCTCTCGAAGCTAATGAAAGAGACAAACGAAGCGCTGGTCTGGTGTCACAATCTGTATCAAATAAACCGTCTCGAAGTGCGAGTACATCTAATATCGAAGAATACTCAAATAAATGTACAACATCAAAT atatattagcCTCTCATACGACATTTCTGCTTCTCCTGATCAGAGTGACAGCCAGGTGGAAGATACCTTTGACTTAG ATCATTCAGGAGATGAactatttgcaaaattttatgcTGCACTGGATGAAATCAATTTCTTTAAGACATCACCTGCTGGAGCTGAAGATCCTGGCCAACTTTCAAAAGCAACACAATACTTTACTGAAGCATTACTG GCGATGCAAAAGTCAGGAAGGAAAAATGCAAGCTTAGTAGACCTTGCAGATTCCTTTAAATCAAGAG GAAACGAATTCATGAGATCAAACCAACACCTTAAAGCGGTAGAACTGTACACCTGTGCCATTGCATTGAGCAGAAAAAATGCCATTTACTATTGTAACAG GGCTGCTGCTTATACCCTTATTAATATGAACAATGAAGCTATTGAGGACTGCCTGAAGTCAATTGAAATTGACCCTAACTACAGCAAAGCATATAGCCGACTTGGATCTGCTTATTTCGCTCTGGGGAATTATCAAGATGCTTTATACAAGGGATACATGAAAG CCTCTGAGCTTGATCCTAGTAATGAAAATGTCCGACAGAATATCGAG GTCACCAAAAAGAAACTGGCCGAACGACGAGTCCCGCCGGAAGAACAG AACACACATGCACATCAAGCTCAAGGATCGCACCCAAGGTTTTCTGGTCAGACAAGCAGTGTTCCTTTCAATCTATTTCCACCGGGTAGTTCTTCAACTCCTGAGTTCTTTGCCAACTTGATCAATCGTGGATCTGATCTTGGTCAACAGCCACCTGAACATTCGATAAATATAAATTTGAATGACATTTTTGGTCATACAAATGTCAATGTGAGTGGTCAAGGATTGGGTCAAACAGGGAATTCAAATAACCATACTCCATCTGTTTCTATCCCGACCGATGCTGCAGTTCCTCCCGCTTTTGCCTTCTCAGGCCCAGGCAATGAAGGAAATCAGGAACACCGAGTTTCCAGTGGACATGAAGGGGAATATGGTGAATCAGGTGTACGTAGGGATGATGGCGTCCATATAAACTTGACAGGACCCGAGCAGGCTGCAGAGGCTCTGAGAGCTGTGATGCAGATGTTTGGGCCACAGATGGGTCCACATGAAGGCGCACCTAGAG GACCAGGTTAG
- the LOC133887886 gene encoding uncharacterized protein LOC133887886, producing MQPRSRIHGRDPPPPPSGGGRYRRRSPPPHSPRHHRRPRDPQRRTPERPPPTPRRYEDNPLPDPRSRAHILLEAGRLAAHYLVAQGVLPEHLLQARESPNHNTGSCPEPPSPAGYERKRDDDDDPRWRRTGGGAGDWGHGKGDDDRQARRSGWDRRNHSFDGRRKYNDAGGGGDVHRGARRTRDYDEPKRPPMSRSYSHNDRRASSDSRLDRRRPSRSRSRSRSRTRTGSYYGGSRRDSDRDLDHTKVPLSAIIPAAGDDGDVHYGDVDEMPRQPRVPSSVVVSEVNGSAGQSMAIEDGEMENEIVGVDHAQDISEEEDAEFAHEDGGEMDVTQRQLSDVGVHPSESVEQTVHMQPQISNGEEEMEAGIAPMDACMIQPLAEKNGCSEVRDEMEAPQSEVETGVGDLNRDQPELPAWYRIFDLNVVETQQGCEMSKISGDSPADHVYDSVPDLVGQMNQQTNCGSSGIQGQDEHDRLLEDRHNFSNHDLNNVADKHAQYDASDIQGQYEQAGDNHLLEDGHDLNKYDLDNEVDEHAHDNHLLNNENILLNHGIAVRDLDDCHLSNEQMLLQQNADEQEHDSHQTENKQMLINQGTPVKVLDSHHVNDEQLLLSHGADERQDDNHRMEPEPTLLLMGVHDVDSHDLNSEQMLLNNGVNKQAADSCYLKNEQMLLDQAADQQARVHSMGNRRMIPVINLEDDYEEQSDTREFIESKSDILNKYMDSVLQEHTSSQDQQTSSFPDKTDIQAASSSAVTPILEICVLERVL from the exons ATGCAACCGAGGTCCCGCATTCACGGTCGCGACCCACCGCCCCCGCCCTCGGGGGGAGGACGCTACCGCCGTCGGTCGCCGCCTCCGCACTCGCcgcgccaccaccgccgcccgcGCGACCCGCAGAGGCGCACCCCCGAGCGGCCCCCACCGACGCCGCGCCGCTACGAGGACAATCCCCTCCCCGACCCCCGTTCGCGAGCTCACATCCTACTCGAGGCCGGCCGCCTCGCCGCGCACTACTTGGTCGCCCAAGGCGtcctccccgagcaccttctccagGCCAGGGAGAGCCCAAATCACAACACCGGCTCCTGCCCCGAGCCACCCTCTCCCGCCGGCTACGAAAGGAAgcgagacgacgacgacgacccgAGGTGGCGGCGGACTGGAGGCGGCGCTGGGGACTGGGGCCACGGCAAGGGGGATGATGACAGGCAAGCCCGGAGGTCGGGGTGGGACAGGAGGAACCACAGCTTTGACGGCAGGCGTAAGTACAacgacgccggcggcggcggtgatgtGCACCGGGGTGCCCGCCGGACTCGCGACTACGATGAGCCCAAGAGACCGCCAATGTCGAGGTCCTATTCACATAACGATCGCCGGGCTTCCAGTGATAGCAGATTGGATCGAAGGAGGCCAAGTCGGAGCAGGAGCAGAAGTAGAAGCAGGACCAGGACCGGGAGCTACTACGGTGGCAGCAGGAGGGATTCAGATCGTGATTTGGATCACACCAAGGTGCCACTCTCTGCCATTATTCCTGCCGCTGGTGATGATGGTGACGTGCACTACGGTGATGTTGATGAAATGCCAAGGCAGCCGAGGGTACCTAGTTCGGTGGTGGTTTCAGAGGTGAATGGCAGTGCCGGTCAATCTATGGCTATCGAAGATGGGGAGATGGAGAACGAGATCGTTGGAGTGGATCACGCTCAAGACATTTCTGAAGAAGAGGATGCTGAGTTTGCacatgaagatggtggtgaaaTGGATGTCACCCAGCGCCAACTGTCTGATGTGGGTGTTCATCCATCGGAATCTGTTGAGCAAACAGTGCATATGCAGCCCCAGATCAGCAATGGCGAGGAGGAAATGGAAGCTGGCATTGCACCCATGGATGCATGTATGATACAACCATTGGCAGAGAAAAATGGTTGCTCTGAAGTTAGGGATGAAATGGAGGCTCCACAGAGTGAAGTTGAGACTGGCGTTGGTGATCTTAACAGAGATCAACCAGAGCTGCCAGCTTGGTACAGAATTTTTGACCTCAACGTCGTTGAAACTCAACAGGGATGTGAAATGTCCAAGATTTCTGGCGATTCTCCTGCagatcatgtttatgattctgTGCCTGATTTAGTTGGTCAGATGAACCAACAAACAAACTGTGGTAGTTCAGGAATTCAAGGTCAAGATGAGCATGATCGCCTGTTGGAGGACAGGCATAATTTCAGCAATCATGATCTGAACAATGTGGCTGATAAACATGCACAGTATGATGCTTCAGATATTCAAGGTCAATATGAGCAGGCAGGGGATAATCACCTGTTAGAGGATGGGCATGATTTGAACAAATATGATCTGGATAATGAGGTTGATGAACATGCACATGATAATCACCTGTTGAACAATGAGAATATACTTCTAAATCATGGCATCGCTGTGCGTGATTTGGATGATTGCCATCTGAGCAACGAGCAAATGCTTCTACAGCAAAATGCAGATGAACAAGAACATGATAGTCACCAGACGGAGAACAAGCAAATGCTTATAAATCAGGGCACTCCTGTGAAAGTTTTGGACAGCCACCATGTGAACGATGAACAGTTGCTGCTAAGTCATGGTGCGGATGAACGTCAAGATGATAATCACCGGATGGAGCCAGAGCCCACGCTTTTACTTATGGGTGTGCATGATGTGGATAGCCACGATCTGAACAGTGAGCAAATGCTTCTAAACAATGGTGTAAACAAACAGGCAGCAGATAGTTGCTATTTGAAGAATGAGCAAATGCTTTTGGATCAAGCTGCGGATCAACAAGCCAGAGTTCACAGTATGGGCAATAGGCGAATGATTCCTGTAATTAATCTGGAAGATGATTATGAAGAGCAGTCTGATACCAGGGAGTTTATAGAATCCAA AAGTGACATCTTAAATAAATATATGGATAGTGTTCTCCAAGAACATACGAGTTCTCAAGACCAGCAGACCTCAAGTTTTCCTGACAAAACTGACATACAAGCAGCTTCTTCTTCAGCTGTTACACCAATTTTGGAAATATGTGTACTGGAAAGGGTGCTGTGA
- the LOC133887887 gene encoding uncharacterized protein LOC133887887 isoform X1 — MGNMTRSDSPVSRRIVLSFLDFLNSVELAHGADPEALEVAKDCLESIFSINSSATGEGVQPGLLLELFSSLEANERDKRSAGLVSQSVSNKPSRSASTSNIEEYSNKCTTSNSDSQVEDTFDLDHSGDELFAKFYAALDEINFFKTSPAGAEDPGQLSKATQYFTEALLAMQKSGRKNASLVDLADSFKSRGNEFMRSNQHLKAVELYTCAIALSRKNAIYYCNRAAAYTLINMNNEAIEDCLKSIEIDPNYSKAYSRLGSAYFALGNYQDALYKGYMKASELDPSNENVRQNIEVTKKKLAERRVPPEEQNTHAHQAQGSHPRFSGQTSSVPFNLFPPGSSSTPEFFANLINRGSDLGQQPPEHSININLNDIFGHTNVNVSGQGLGQTGNSNNHTPSVSIPTDAAVPPAFAFSGPGNEGNQEHRVSSGHEGEYGESGVRRDDGVHINLTGPEQAAEALRAVMQMFGPQMGPHEGAPRGPG, encoded by the exons ATGGGGAACATGACCCGGTCCGACTCCCCCGTCTCCCGCCGCATCGTCCTCTCCTTCCTCGATTTCCTCAACTCCG TTGAACTAGCTCATGGGGCTGATCCTGAAGCTCTTGAAGTTGCTAAGGATTGCTTGGAATCCATTTTTAGTATCAATTCATCAGCCACTGGCGAGGGGGTACAACCAGGACTGTTACTTGAACTATTTAGTTCTCTCGAAGCTAATGAAAGAGACAAACGAAGCGCTGGTCTGGTGTCACAATCTGTATCAAATAAACCGTCTCGAAGTGCGAGTACATCTAATATCGAAGAATACTCAAATAAATGTACAACATCAAAT AGTGACAGCCAGGTGGAAGATACCTTTGACTTAG ATCATTCAGGAGATGAactatttgcaaaattttatgcTGCACTGGATGAAATCAATTTCTTTAAGACATCACCTGCTGGAGCTGAAGATCCTGGCCAACTTTCAAAAGCAACACAATACTTTACTGAAGCATTACTG GCGATGCAAAAGTCAGGAAGGAAAAATGCAAGCTTAGTAGACCTTGCAGATTCCTTTAAATCAAGAG GAAACGAATTCATGAGATCAAACCAACACCTTAAAGCGGTAGAACTGTACACCTGTGCCATTGCATTGAGCAGAAAAAATGCCATTTACTATTGTAACAG GGCTGCTGCTTATACCCTTATTAATATGAACAATGAAGCTATTGAGGACTGCCTGAAGTCAATTGAAATTGACCCTAACTACAGCAAAGCATATAGCCGACTTGGATCTGCTTATTTCGCTCTGGGGAATTATCAAGATGCTTTATACAAGGGATACATGAAAG CCTCTGAGCTTGATCCTAGTAATGAAAATGTCCGACAGAATATCGAG GTCACCAAAAAGAAACTGGCCGAACGACGAGTCCCGCCGGAAGAACAG AACACACATGCACATCAAGCTCAAGGATCGCACCCAAGGTTTTCTGGTCAGACAAGCAGTGTTCCTTTCAATCTATTTCCACCGGGTAGTTCTTCAACTCCTGAGTTCTTTGCCAACTTGATCAATCGTGGATCTGATCTTGGTCAACAGCCACCTGAACATTCGATAAATATAAATTTGAATGACATTTTTGGTCATACAAATGTCAATGTGAGTGGTCAAGGATTGGGTCAAACAGGGAATTCAAATAACCATACTCCATCTGTTTCTATCCCGACCGATGCTGCAGTTCCTCCCGCTTTTGCCTTCTCAGGCCCAGGCAATGAAGGAAATCAGGAACACCGAGTTTCCAGTGGACATGAAGGGGAATATGGTGAATCAGGTGTACGTAGGGATGATGGCGTCCATATAAACTTGACAGGACCCGAGCAGGCTGCAGAGGCTCTGAGAGCTGTGATGCAGATGTTTGGGCCACAGATGGGTCCACATGAAGGCGCACCTAGAG GACCAGGTTAG